A region from the Hydrogenimonas sp. genome encodes:
- a CDS encoding GTP-binding and nucleic acid-binding protein YchF: MGLPVGIVGLPNVGKSTTFNALTKAQNAESANYPFCTIEPNKAVVPVPDERLEELAKIVNPERIQHSTIDFVDIAGLVKGASKGEGLGNQFLSNIRETEMILHMVRCFDDGNITHVEGSIDPLRDIEIIESELIFADIQQLEKKIERLARQAKTGDKKIRAQLEIAEKLMKHLEEIKPVSTFGERENEDFIRLDKELRFLSNKPVIYGANVDEDGLLEDNEYVEAVRKHAEEVGADVIKLCAKIEEELVQLEEEEAAEFLEELGIKESGLDKIIKTAFGRLGLISYFTAGVKEVRAWTIHKGWKAPKAASVIHNDFEKGFIRAEVIAYEDFVKYGGEQGAKEAGKMRLEGKDYVVQDGDVMHFRFNV, translated from the coding sequence ATGGGTCTTCCCGTAGGGATCGTCGGTCTGCCGAATGTCGGTAAATCGACAACATTCAACGCACTTACAAAAGCTCAAAACGCGGAGTCGGCAAACTACCCGTTCTGTACCATAGAACCCAACAAAGCCGTTGTTCCCGTACCGGACGAGAGGCTCGAAGAGCTGGCAAAAATCGTCAACCCGGAGCGCATCCAGCACAGTACGATCGATTTTGTCGATATCGCCGGGCTCGTAAAAGGGGCCAGCAAAGGCGAAGGTCTCGGCAACCAGTTTCTGAGCAACATCCGCGAAACCGAGATGATTCTACATATGGTACGCTGCTTCGACGACGGCAACATAACACACGTAGAGGGCTCTATTGATCCGCTCAGGGATATAGAAATCATAGAGAGCGAGCTTATATTCGCCGATATCCAGCAGCTCGAAAAGAAGATTGAGCGCCTCGCCCGCCAGGCTAAAACCGGGGACAAGAAGATACGCGCGCAGCTCGAGATCGCCGAGAAACTGATGAAGCATCTCGAAGAGATAAAGCCGGTAAGCACCTTCGGAGAGAGGGAGAACGAAGATTTTATCAGGCTAGACAAAGAGCTGCGCTTTCTTAGCAACAAGCCGGTAATATACGGAGCCAATGTAGACGAAGATGGACTACTCGAAGATAACGAATATGTAGAGGCTGTCAGGAAACATGCCGAAGAGGTGGGTGCGGATGTCATAAAACTGTGCGCCAAGATAGAGGAGGAGCTCGTGCAGCTGGAGGAGGAAGAGGCGGCAGAGTTTCTCGAAGAGCTTGGCATAAAAGAGTCCGGGCTCGACAAGATCATCAAAACGGCATTCGGGAGGCTCGGTCTCATCAGCTACTTCACAGCCGGCGTTAAAGAGGTCCGCGCATGGACGATCCACAAAGGGTGGAAGGCTCCGAAAGCGGCAAGTGTCATCCATAACGATTTCGAAAAAGGCTTCATCCGTGCCGAAGTTATAGCCTACGAGGATTTCGTCAAATACGGCGGGGAGCAGGGAGCCAAAGAGGCTGGAAAGATGCGCCTCGAAGGGAAAGATTACGTCGTACAGGACGGGGACGTCATGCACTTCAGATTCAACGTCTGA
- a CDS encoding cytochrome c551 peroxidase codes for MRSFSLFGAVLTGSLMAVTLATPAAAKEDLSKWIRPDTVPAPKNNRITPERIELGKFLYFDTRLSRDNTISCATCHNPALGWSDGEPKAVGIEGRRGPRNSPTVLNTAYQRHQFWDGRAKSLEEQALGPIQADVEMDMDLDKLVERLNGIKGYRELFEKAYPGEGITKDTIAKAIATFERTVVSTEAPFDRYVKGDENAISENAKKGFALFTGKGKCNNCHDGFNFTDGSFHNLGLGDSDIGRYKLKKRAAWFHAFKTPTLRDVTLTAPYFHDGSIKTLEEATAVCGNGGRFYYSKNLSPLIVDRGLTPDEISLIVDFLKTLEGKPMNLEIPTSFPQ; via the coding sequence ATGAGAAGTTTCAGCCTTTTCGGCGCAGTTCTAACCGGGAGTCTTATGGCTGTGACGCTCGCCACGCCCGCGGCAGCAAAAGAGGATTTGAGCAAATGGATCAGGCCGGATACCGTACCGGCACCTAAGAACAACCGGATAACGCCCGAGAGAATCGAGCTCGGCAAGTTTCTATATTTCGATACACGCCTTTCACGTGACAATACGATCTCGTGTGCGACATGTCACAACCCGGCACTGGGCTGGAGCGACGGAGAGCCCAAGGCGGTCGGTATCGAAGGTAGAAGAGGCCCGAGAAACTCTCCTACCGTACTGAATACCGCGTACCAGCGCCATCAGTTCTGGGACGGTCGCGCGAAGTCTCTTGAAGAGCAGGCATTGGGACCGATTCAGGCAGATGTCGAGATGGATATGGATCTGGACAAGCTCGTAGAGCGTCTAAACGGAATCAAGGGTTACAGAGAGCTGTTCGAAAAGGCCTATCCGGGTGAAGGGATAACCAAAGATACGATAGCCAAAGCGATAGCGACGTTCGAAAGAACGGTCGTCTCTACCGAAGCTCCGTTCGACAGGTATGTAAAAGGTGACGAAAACGCGATAAGCGAAAATGCCAAAAAAGGTTTCGCCCTCTTTACCGGCAAAGGAAAGTGCAACAACTGTCACGACGGCTTCAACTTCACCGACGGCAGTTTTCACAACCTCGGCCTCGGTGACAGCGACATAGGACGCTACAAGCTCAAAAAACGGGCCGCATGGTTTCACGCATTCAAAACACCGACACTTCGGGACGTAACCCTGACAGCACCCTATTTCCACGACGGTTCCATCAAGACACTCGAAGAGGCGACGGCGGTCTGCGGAAACGGCGGACGCTTCTATTACAGCAAGAACCTATCACCTCTGATAGTGGACAGGGGTCTTACACCGGATGAGATCAGCCTGATTGTCGATTTCCTGAAGACACTTGAAGGCAAGCCTATGAATCTGGAGATTCCGACAAGCTTTCCCCAGTAG
- a CDS encoding copper binding protein, plastocyanin/azurin family has translation MKKRVSLLLATAAIAASVYAKDYVVVQKNKSFNPNHLKVKVGDRIIFKNDDGFAHNAFSDSEADEFDIGMQKPGQDVAVTMKKPGKVEVECAIHPNMHLTIEVEK, from the coding sequence ATGAAAAAAAGAGTCTCATTGTTGTTGGCTACAGCTGCTATAGCGGCATCTGTCTATGCCAAAGATTATGTAGTAGTACAGAAAAACAAAAGTTTTAACCCGAACCATCTCAAGGTAAAAGTGGGTGACAGAATCATCTTCAAAAACGATGACGGTTTCGCCCACAACGCCTTCAGCGACAGTGAAGCAGACGAGTTCGACATAGGTATGCAAAAACCGGGCCAGGATGTCGCCGTTACCATGAAGAAGCCCGGAAAAGTTGAGGTCGAGTGTGCTATCCACCCAAATATGCACCTAACCATAGAGGTGGAAAAGTAA
- a CDS encoding methyl-accepting chemotaxis protein: protein MREESMLKNITIKTKIYTLAIFIIILMLSFYGVFQYKNSMIEKIDEQASLATLINRTLYGDIENINKLLWQEDSSKIDTVVNSASVMERISKELVNSLGESPIAKEARKIGALAGKLQKELIRFKETLERTKKAKKELEKISSDVSRKIEILSQTSDTKTVELVQNNAEIKQIRDSVVISSAANNLRDMLKSLRVKEMDDAYLLTDKGEKQIFSELEELLNYTLYLKRKVRKDPESKKLVAEIFSELQKYDLGFKNYIAQVRELYEERSTIFSQLSEITSLTQALSSNLNKEAAKVRQAMKIEVITLLFVIIALVLIVMPILAKSILRPIGRLTETTKELSSGDGDLTRQLNIETNDEIGVASHYINRFLQLVHEVISEAKESGSENMAISEHLNEVRRRFEAIMEREAAMLSQITETSSEVKRSLESNVEDANDTRRDVQKVNKTLQDVHRQITGMVDEIQENAHREAELADRLNTLLTSVQDVKSVLQVIEDIADQTNLLALNAAIEAARAGEHGRGFAVVADEVRKLAERTQKSILEINTTVNTIVQAVADASGEINANVEKTRQLADISNGVQKNMEGMATIMNETTGFIEKTVDDSIEVSKQTGEVIERIEVLSKESVKSQELLHEISDVSDKMLRVVNELNNKLNQFKT, encoded by the coding sequence ATGAGAGAAGAGAGTATGCTGAAAAACATAACTATAAAAACGAAAATCTACACTCTGGCCATATTCATCATAATATTGATGCTCAGTTTTTACGGTGTATTTCAATACAAAAACTCCATGATCGAAAAGATCGATGAACAGGCCTCTTTGGCTACTCTGATAAACAGGACGCTTTACGGAGATATCGAAAATATAAACAAGTTGCTGTGGCAGGAGGACTCCTCAAAAATTGATACGGTCGTAAATAGTGCATCCGTCATGGAGAGAATAAGCAAAGAGCTGGTCAACAGCCTTGGAGAGAGCCCTATAGCCAAAGAGGCCAGGAAGATCGGGGCGCTTGCCGGAAAGCTGCAAAAGGAGCTTATAAGATTCAAAGAGACTCTGGAGAGAACCAAAAAGGCCAAAAAAGAGCTAGAAAAAATCTCCTCAGATGTCAGCAGGAAGATAGAGATACTAAGCCAAACAAGTGACACCAAGACCGTAGAGCTGGTACAGAACAATGCGGAGATCAAACAGATACGCGACAGCGTCGTTATCTCTTCAGCGGCCAACAACCTCAGAGATATGCTGAAGAGTCTGAGAGTAAAAGAGATGGATGACGCCTATCTGCTGACCGACAAGGGTGAGAAACAGATATTTTCCGAGCTCGAAGAGCTCCTTAACTACACTCTCTATCTGAAGAGAAAGGTCAGGAAAGATCCCGAAAGCAAAAAACTGGTTGCCGAAATATTCTCCGAACTTCAGAAGTATGACCTGGGCTTTAAAAACTACATTGCCCAGGTTCGGGAACTATATGAAGAAAGAAGCACCATCTTTTCACAACTATCGGAAATAACATCTCTTACACAAGCTCTCTCTTCCAATCTGAACAAAGAGGCGGCAAAGGTGCGTCAAGCCATGAAAATAGAGGTGATAACACTCCTGTTTGTCATAATAGCTCTGGTTCTTATAGTTATGCCGATACTCGCGAAATCGATTCTGAGGCCGATAGGCAGACTCACCGAGACGACAAAGGAGCTTAGCAGCGGAGACGGTGATCTTACAAGACAGCTCAACATAGAGACAAACGACGAAATTGGTGTGGCCAGCCACTACATCAACAGGTTTTTACAGCTCGTTCATGAGGTCATATCGGAAGCCAAGGAGTCAGGTTCCGAAAACATGGCCATCTCGGAGCATCTTAACGAAGTGAGAAGACGCTTCGAAGCGATCATGGAGCGTGAAGCGGCGATGCTCTCACAGATTACAGAGACTAGCTCGGAAGTGAAACGGAGTCTTGAAAGCAACGTGGAAGACGCCAACGACACCAGAAGAGATGTACAGAAGGTGAACAAAACCCTGCAGGATGTTCACAGACAGATAACAGGTATGGTTGATGAGATACAGGAGAATGCCCACAGAGAAGCAGAGCTTGCTGACCGTCTTAACACACTTCTCACCAGTGTCCAGGATGTCAAGTCGGTACTGCAGGTGATCGAAGATATAGCCGACCAGACAAATCTGCTGGCCCTGAATGCGGCTATAGAGGCTGCAAGAGCCGGAGAACACGGACGTGGATTCGCGGTAGTCGCGGATGAGGTGAGAAAACTGGCTGAACGCACGCAAAAGAGCATTCTGGAGATAAACACTACCGTCAACACAATTGTACAGGCGGTGGCCGATGCAAGCGGCGAAATAAACGCCAATGTCGAAAAAACCAGGCAACTGGCAGATATATCGAACGGTGTCCAGAAAAACATGGAAGGGATGGCTACGATCATGAATGAGACGACCGGATTCATAGAGAAGACCGTAGACGACTCCATAGAGGTTTCAAAACAGACAGGTGAAGTTATAGAGCGTATCGAGGTTCTCTCCAAAGAGTCCGTCAAATCCCAGGAGCTGCTGCATGAAATAAGCGATGTTTCGGACAAAATGCTCCGCGTCGTGAACGAACTGAACAACAAACTCAACCAATTCAAAACCTAA
- a CDS encoding phosphatidylserine decarboxylase: MARKHITNTVSQLFGRFADHEFPSKIQSFINHAYVNLLGLDMSEFAPPSTYPTLNSLFTRELKKERPIDRRAGALISPVDAFVTECGRLKKDVSMQIKGMEYSIDDLLTFQYGKEAKALYDGTYINLYLSPKDYHRYHMPYKLRVASILHRPGKLYPVNFPSLKRQKELFVENERVILECFTENGGRIFIVLVGALNVGRMTIAFDHRIQTNADRYEPTLYRYDKKPVWIYKGDLLGMFMMGSTVLLFAEPGLMDVRTNARTHVRFGEKIAHINE, from the coding sequence TTGGCCAGAAAGCATATTACAAATACCGTTTCACAACTCTTCGGAAGGTTCGCCGACCATGAGTTCCCTTCGAAAATCCAGTCGTTCATAAACCATGCCTACGTAAACCTGCTGGGGCTCGATATGAGCGAATTCGCCCCACCGTCTACATACCCTACACTCAACAGTCTTTTTACGAGAGAGCTCAAAAAGGAGCGCCCGATCGACCGGAGAGCGGGGGCGCTGATCTCTCCGGTGGATGCCTTCGTAACCGAGTGCGGAAGGCTCAAAAAAGATGTTTCGATGCAGATAAAGGGTATGGAGTACAGCATAGACGACCTTCTGACGTTCCAGTATGGCAAGGAGGCGAAAGCCCTGTATGACGGAACATACATAAACCTCTATCTCTCCCCCAAAGATTACCACCGATACCATATGCCCTACAAGCTTCGGGTAGCCTCCATTCTTCACCGGCCCGGGAAGCTCTACCCGGTGAATTTCCCCTCTTTGAAGCGTCAAAAGGAGCTTTTTGTCGAGAATGAGAGGGTGATTCTGGAGTGCTTTACCGAAAATGGCGGCCGTATCTTCATAGTGCTGGTCGGAGCCTTGAACGTCGGCAGGATGACAATAGCCTTCGACCACCGCATACAGACCAACGCCGACAGGTACGAACCCACACTCTACCGCTACGACAAAAAGCCTGTCTGGATTTACAAAGGCGATCTGCTCGGTATGTTCATGATGGGATCGACGGTGCTTCTTTTTGCGGAGCCGGGGCTCATGGATGTGCGCACTAACGCCAGGACTCATGTCAGGTTCGGGGAGAAGATAGCGCATATCAACGAATAA
- a CDS encoding iron-sulfur cluster assembly scaffold protein IscU/NifU-like, which produces MDEKELYDTTLDHMMNPRNYGKLEDADAVGIGKNPQNGEMVIIYLKISDGKIEDIKFQAKACMTTVIAGSIFTETVKGVSIGEGRELTSIMLGKLDRMPPEEAACSEMVAEAFLAALDHFEAKKSDPEAPVPTRMITKACAVQEDEKEGDTDG; this is translated from the coding sequence GTGGATGAAAAAGAGCTTTACGATACAACCCTTGATCATATGATGAACCCGCGAAACTACGGCAAGCTTGAAGATGCCGATGCTGTAGGTATAGGCAAAAACCCGCAAAACGGGGAGATGGTCATAATCTATCTGAAGATATCGGACGGTAAAATAGAAGATATAAAGTTTCAGGCGAAAGCGTGTATGACTACCGTGATAGCGGGTTCCATCTTTACGGAAACGGTAAAGGGTGTCTCCATCGGGGAGGGTAGGGAGCTTACTTCCATCATGCTCGGGAAGCTCGACCGTATGCCGCCGGAAGAGGCGGCCTGTTCGGAGATGGTGGCCGAAGCCTTTTTGGCGGCTCTTGATCACTTCGAAGCGAAAAAGAGCGACCCGGAGGCTCCGGTGCCGACCAGGATGATAACGAAGGCGTGTGCGGTACAAGAGGATGAAAAGGAGGGGGATACAGATGGCTAA